CACGGTCATGGGTTGGTCGCTGGCGGTGATTGTTGTCGGGATCACAGCTTGGCGTTTTGTAATCCGCGATCGCTTACGACGGGCACAACACCATCGCCATCCCTCAAAGATACCATCTGCTTACCTTGGTGTAGCAACATTTTTGATTTGTCTGATGTGCTTGCAAGTATATCTAGGAAGCAAACTATTTTGGGTATATGGGTTGCATGTCAAGCCTGTGGTTGAAGCGGTGAAGCAGGGGGTTTGGCAATGAACTCACAACTAATTGACCAGTTAGGGTTAAGGCTGGGTGCTAACGGTCTACCCTACGAAATCCCCATACATCCCCAGTTAGTGCATCTGACATTGGGTTTATTCATCATTAGCATCTTATTTGACATAGCAGGAGCTATTTTCCCCATAGAAAGATTTATCTTCAAATTTTTGGGTCTGACTGCCAACCGTTCTGGCTTGTTCGATGTGGGCTGGTACAACCTAGTAGGAGCATCTGTTGTCACATTTTTGACAGTTGCATTTGGATTCTTTGAACTACTGCTGGCGAACCCACCAGTTAATCAAAAGAGTGATTGGGGATTAAATGCTGGTTGGACAATGCTTTTACATGGTTTAGGCGGTGTTTTGCTGTTGGGGATCATCGTTGCCATGACTGTATGGAGAGGTTTGCAACGCGATCGCTGGCGCAAAGATGCACCGAGGCAAGTGCAGTGGAGTTACTTATTAACAGGTATTACCATCCTCGGTATCTTGTACGTACACGGAACTTTAGGGGCACACCTGGGAGAGCAATTCGGGATTCATGTTACTGCTGCTGAGTTGCTCCGAAAGGGCACAAACCCTAATTAACTGCTCAAATCAATTATTATGGTGAGATTTTTCAAATATTTACTAATAGCTGGTTACATTGCAGGGTTGCTCGTCGTCAGCCATTGGATTGGGCAGCAGGCGTTTACTTGGATGCCTTCTGAAGCTACAGCAGAAGCACAAAAAGTAGATGAATTGTTTAGCTTTTTAGTCTCAATTGGGACATTCATTTTCCTGGGGCTTAACAGCATGATGTTGTATTCAGTGATTTTTTTTCGCGCACCCAAGGAAGACTATACTGAAGGGCATCCCTCTAGAGGTGATGTAAGGCTAGAAATCCTCTGGACGGCAACCCCAATTTTGTTAGTGGTG
Above is a window of Nostoc sp. UHCC 0702 DNA encoding:
- a CDS encoding DUF2231 domain-containing protein encodes the protein MNSQLIDQLGLRLGANGLPYEIPIHPQLVHLTLGLFIISILFDIAGAIFPIERFIFKFLGLTANRSGLFDVGWYNLVGASVVTFLTVAFGFFELLLANPPVNQKSDWGLNAGWTMLLHGLGGVLLLGIIVAMTVWRGLQRDRWRKDAPRQVQWSYLLTGITILGILYVHGTLGAHLGEQFGIHVTAAELLRKGTNPN